In a genomic window of Maricaulis maris MCS10:
- the pseG gene encoding UDP-2,4-diacetamido-2,4,6-trideoxy-beta-L-altropyranose hydrolase, whose amino-acid sequence MTHTPPHIMIRADAFADLGGGHIMRCLSLARWLAAQDCRVAFACAPGSADLVPALARSGFAVLDAHGNRDLPLPDGWPARADAVFVDLYSSDASDEVALRARAGAVVAIEDLDGRHHNCDLLVDPGAGRSADLYRGRVPPDCRVLAGPGFALLRDEFAAARADSLARRARQIAPPRHVLVSMGLTDIGGISERIARLVVNALPDATVEIILGPRAPSLPALRTLAASQPRLELGIDVDDMARRMSQADIAIGAGGGTALERCVLGLPSVAIILAANQRPATLYLARTGALLAIDTIDAVENELPGLLARMTPERCAALSKTAASVCDGKGAERVGRALLELVNGNRPETRNHD is encoded by the coding sequence ATGACACACACGCCACCGCACATCATGATCCGCGCCGACGCCTTTGCCGACCTCGGCGGCGGGCACATCATGCGTTGTCTTTCCCTGGCGCGCTGGCTGGCCGCGCAAGACTGCCGGGTCGCATTCGCCTGCGCGCCGGGCAGCGCGGACCTGGTACCCGCCCTCGCACGGTCGGGATTTGCGGTTCTCGACGCACATGGCAACAGAGATTTGCCGCTGCCGGACGGCTGGCCGGCGCGGGCGGATGCCGTCTTCGTTGATCTTTACAGCTCCGACGCTTCCGACGAGGTCGCTCTTCGCGCCAGGGCTGGCGCGGTCGTGGCAATCGAAGACCTTGACGGTCGCCACCATAATTGCGACCTGCTGGTCGATCCCGGCGCCGGGCGCAGCGCAGACCTGTATCGTGGCCGCGTACCGCCGGATTGCCGTGTCCTCGCCGGCCCCGGCTTTGCCCTTCTGCGCGACGAATTCGCCGCGGCCCGGGCGGACAGTCTGGCGCGCCGCGCCCGGCAAATTGCCCCGCCCCGGCATGTCCTTGTTTCCATGGGGCTGACCGATATCGGCGGGATTTCCGAACGCATTGCGCGCCTGGTCGTCAATGCGCTGCCCGACGCGACGGTCGAGATCATCCTCGGACCGCGCGCGCCCAGCCTCCCCGCCCTCCGCACGCTCGCAGCCTCCCAGCCCCGGCTTGAACTCGGCATTGATGTCGACGACATGGCCCGGCGCATGTCACAAGCCGACATCGCCATCGGCGCCGGCGGCGGCACGGCGCTGGAGCGCTGCGTGCTCGGATTACCGAGCGTCGCGATCATTCTTGCCGCCAATCAGCGGCCGGCCACGTTATACTTGGCCCGAACAGGCGCGCTGCTCGCCATCGACACGATCGATGCCGTCGAGAACGAGCTGCCCGGACTGCTGGCCCGGATGACGCCCGAGCGCTGCGCCGCACTTTCCAAGACCGCCGCATCCGTTTGCGACGGAAAAGGCGCCGAGCGCGTCGGCAGAGCCCTGCTGGAACTGGTGAACGGCAATCGACCGGAGACCCGAAACCATGACTGA
- the pseH gene encoding UDP-4-amino-4,6-dideoxy-N-acetyl-beta-L-altrosamine N-acetyltransferase gives MTEKPAAPIRDGPVAIRPADSADKSRIRAWRNKPHVRQNMYTDHKIKKAEHENWLEAAQCDPTRELWVIQCDGEDIGVVLISEIDPVGKSASWAFYIGEEGLTGRGIGTRVERLVLHRIFDELKFDRLRCEVLEFNQMVIGLHRKFGFRETGRIEARVERDGKMVAAVCLELERGNLPKQPPLETTD, from the coding sequence ATGACTGAAAAACCTGCAGCCCCGATCAGGGACGGACCTGTTGCCATTCGCCCGGCCGATAGCGCCGACAAGAGCCGAATCCGGGCCTGGCGCAACAAGCCGCACGTCCGGCAGAACATGTACACCGATCACAAGATCAAGAAAGCCGAGCACGAAAACTGGCTCGAGGCGGCGCAGTGCGACCCGACGCGCGAACTCTGGGTGATCCAGTGCGACGGCGAGGATATCGGCGTGGTCCTGATCAGCGAGATCGACCCGGTCGGGAAATCGGCCAGCTGGGCCTTTTATATCGGTGAGGAAGGCCTGACAGGGCGCGGCATCGGCACGCGGGTGGAACGCCTCGTCCTGCACCGCATCTTCGACGAATTGAAATTTGACCGCTTGCGCTGCGAAGTGCTGGAATTCAACCAGATGGTCATAGGTCTGCACCGGAAATTCGGCTTCCGGGAGACCGGACGGATCGAAGCCAGGGTCGAGCGCGACGGCAAAATGGTCGCGGCGGTCTGCCTTGAACTGGAACGCGGCAACCTGCCCAAGCAGCCACCCCTCGAAACGACGGATTGA
- the pseI gene encoding pseudaminic acid synthase, producing MTQDKTGFEIAGRPIGPDHPPLVIAEVSANHLGRIDRALETIEAAAACGADAIKIQTYTADTITMDHDGPGFVLESGPWAGRTLYDLYKEAGTPFEWHGALFAKARACGVPIFSTPFDFTAVDLLEDLKAPAYKIASFEAVDLPLIARVAQTGKPMIISTGMANLGEIDAAVRTARENGATGLALLHCLSAYPAPIDQADLRTIPHLGAAFDVIAGLSDHTPGTACAVAAVALGARVIEKHFTLSRADGGPDSEFSLEPDEMRRLVQDCHAAFHALGSVRFGTAQSEAGSVTYRRSLYAVTDIAAGQCLTADNVRSIRPGHGLAPSWYEKIIGRPASRDIKRGEPLQLDLIEWAGTDPAAGQEP from the coding sequence ATGACCCAGGACAAGACCGGTTTCGAGATCGCCGGGCGCCCGATCGGGCCGGACCATCCTCCGCTCGTGATTGCCGAAGTTTCGGCCAATCATCTCGGTCGCATCGACCGGGCGCTGGAGACCATCGAGGCCGCCGCGGCGTGTGGTGCGGATGCGATCAAGATCCAGACCTATACCGCCGACACGATCACGATGGATCATGACGGTCCCGGCTTTGTCCTCGAGAGCGGTCCGTGGGCGGGACGTACGCTCTACGACCTCTACAAGGAAGCGGGAACGCCCTTTGAGTGGCACGGGGCGCTGTTCGCCAAGGCCCGGGCCTGCGGTGTTCCGATCTTCTCCACGCCCTTCGACTTCACCGCCGTCGACCTGCTCGAGGACCTGAAAGCCCCGGCCTACAAGATTGCCAGTTTCGAGGCCGTCGACCTGCCGCTGATCGCCCGGGTGGCGCAGACCGGCAAGCCGATGATCATCTCCACCGGCATGGCCAACCTTGGCGAGATCGATGCCGCCGTCCGCACCGCCCGCGAGAATGGCGCGACCGGCCTCGCCCTGCTGCACTGCCTGTCGGCCTATCCGGCGCCAATCGACCAGGCCGATCTGCGCACCATCCCCCATCTCGGCGCGGCCTTTGATGTCATTGCCGGCCTGTCCGACCATACGCCCGGCACGGCCTGTGCCGTCGCCGCAGTCGCCCTCGGCGCACGGGTCATTGAAAAACACTTCACCCTGTCCCGCGCGGATGGCGGTCCTGACAGTGAGTTTTCACTTGAGCCGGACGAAATGAGACGCCTGGTGCAAGACTGCCATGCGGCTTTCCACGCGCTGGGCAGTGTGCGCTTTGGCACAGCCCAGAGCGAAGCGGGCTCGGTCACCTATCGACGCTCGCTTTACGCGGTTACCGACATCGCAGCCGGCCAATGCCTGACCGCGGACAACGTGCGCTCAATCCGCCCCGGGCACGGCTTGGCACCAAGCTGGTACGAAAAGATTATCGGGCGCCCGGCCTCGCGCGACATCAAGCGCGGCGAACCGCTTCAGCTCGACTTGATCGAATGGGCCGGGACCGATCCGGCAGCCGGTCAGGAACCATGA
- a CDS encoding spore coat polysaccharide biosynthesis glycosyltransferase-like protein, translated as MARPFKIAIRADGSKLIGLGHVMRCGALANALAEIGAGIAWLTTTPQHLPAGLSHAVEPVQLDNDEQLADALTARNIHHLVADWHRTDPQRVHSLRANGVHVSLVGNFLQDAVPDLHIRQGFLPGMSPSGAPTLSGPKYLLLPASCEALPPRPVAATARRVLLSLGGTDSPLLARIRDRLAQGFPAIEVDGRGPVGNGPIPPLTEAMRRADIGILAGGTSLHEAAATGLPSLCLPIAANQFERAGHFESAGLGISLDPADPGFDQQFDTALARLVSDQAGRQDMARTGQALVDGGGARRVATHLAALITAGT; from the coding sequence ATGGCGCGCCCCTTCAAAATCGCCATTCGGGCGGATGGCTCGAAGCTGATTGGCCTCGGACACGTCATGCGCTGCGGCGCGCTGGCCAATGCGCTGGCTGAGATCGGTGCCGGAATTGCCTGGTTGACGACAACGCCTCAGCATTTGCCCGCCGGCCTGTCGCATGCGGTCGAGCCCGTGCAACTGGACAATGACGAACAGCTGGCCGACGCGCTGACCGCCCGCAACATCCACCATCTTGTCGCCGACTGGCACCGCACCGACCCGCAGCGTGTCCACAGCCTGAGGGCAAACGGCGTGCACGTCAGCCTGGTCGGCAATTTCCTGCAGGATGCAGTCCCTGACCTGCATATCAGGCAAGGCTTCCTGCCGGGCATGTCGCCATCCGGGGCGCCAACCTTGAGTGGCCCGAAATACCTGTTGCTTCCCGCCTCATGCGAGGCGCTGCCGCCACGCCCCGTCGCGGCGACAGCCCGGCGGGTCCTGCTGTCGCTGGGCGGCACTGACAGCCCGCTTCTGGCACGCATCCGGGACCGCCTGGCGCAAGGCTTTCCGGCAATCGAGGTCGATGGGCGCGGCCCCGTCGGCAATGGTCCGATCCCGCCTCTGACCGAAGCCATGCGAAGAGCCGATATCGGAATTCTGGCTGGCGGAACGAGCTTGCACGAGGCGGCAGCGACCGGCCTGCCGAGCCTGTGTCTGCCTATCGCCGCCAATCAGTTCGAGCGGGCCGGTCATTTTGAAAGCGCGGGCCTCGGCATCAGTCTGGATCCGGCAGACCCCGGTTTCGACCAGCAGTTCGACACGGCACTGGCCAGGCTTGTTTCAGATCAAGCCGGACGACAGGACATGGCCCGAACCGGCCAGGCCCTGGTGGACGGCGGCGGAGCCCGACGCGTCGCCACCCACCTGGCCGCCCTCATCACCGCCGGGACCTGA